GTAGTAAATTTGCCGGTTAGGGCATCAATTTCTCGGTGGTCTAGGGATATGGCTGTTCTGTACGCCAGAATGGGTTGATAACTTGGGTTATCCGACAAAATATCGGCATCCGGTGTCAAATATTGCAGCTCCAGTGGACGCACTTTCAAGTATTCCTTTACCGCCTGCTCATGTGATACAGCCTTTTTGGGGTCAGGCAGAATGAGCGGTTCCCAAGATACATCCTCCATACGCAGACTTATCACCTCTCCCGTGATACGGTCTATTCTGATAGAAATCTCATCATCCAGAACCGGAATCCCTTCGTGCACATTTACAAACTTGAAGCCCTGCTCAGCGCCTCTCTGCCGAAACTCTGCTGTCCCAATCGGCATCACTTCTTTTACATGCTTTGGTCCGTACTTTTCCAGCGCAGCAATAGCTAGTTTCATCGATTCTTCTGGCGTTAGCCATTTCTTTCCGTTTGGATCTTCTTCAGGGTGTTCTCTTTCTTTCTTTTTCTTGTCAACCATACCGTAGCTCATGAATCGTCCTGTTTCTTTCTCCGTTATAATGATAGCCTCCAAGTCTTTATTGATTTCATGTGTATATTCCTTACCTTTCGTATCTTCAGAAATGCCTTCTTTTATTTTTTCAGCTTTGCTCTCGATCCCAAAAGCAGCGAACAAAGCTGCTGCTTCCTCTGTCGTCTTTACGGTTACTTCCTTACCGACAGGATTCACTCTGACAATGGGGTTATATGCACTCCCCGAACCTTCATAAGCACTCCCCGAACCTTCATCATCAGGAACTTCCATGCCTGTTTTGGCATCGATAAATTCCGAGAATTCCGATTTGTATCGTAAGGTAGGAGAGCCATACAAGTATTCCTTCGTTTTCTCGTTCCATCCCTCTACTGGCTGTTTCAAATAAAAGAGCTTCAGGTGCTTGGCGAAGGCTTTTTCCGCCTGATCCTTGGATATGGCTTCCTTAGGATCAGCAAACTTCAAATCTTCGAGGGCTGGTGCATCATCGCCCCCGAGCCCGTATAAGCCTTCCCCTTTTGATATAACTTCCCCCTTGCTGTTTACGGTTAGATTAACATTCACATTCAAATATGGAAGACCGTTTACCTGTTTCGTAAACAAAGCTTCATTTTGATCCGAATAATTAGGGTTATATTTGAAGCCACCCATATCTGCTCCGTACCATTGCTTCATAAAATCTGTTGCTTTACTGACTACCTTGTCATGCTCAATCTTCGGCCTTCCTTCTTCGGGAAATTCCTCGTTGTATCTAAACCCCTTGGGATTCCCTTGTTTATCCAAACTGAATTCAAAAGACGGCTTCTTCTTCTCCTTGGACGTTTGCAAGATGATGGTTATACGATTCGTTCCATCCTTTTTTTCTAAAATTTCAAGCGAACTGTAAGAAAAATCGGCTAAATATGGCAACCTTTCCTTTACCTTTTGGATTGCAAGCTCTACCTTCACTTTCCATTCAGGTGCAAGCTCCTTTGCCTTGCTCTCCTCCGCCAGCACTTGACCATTATTCGTCAGATAGATTGGCGTAGTAGCAAGTAGAGTTGCAGTTGTTACCGAAAAAATCACTTTATTCAGCTTTTTCATCATTTACATCCTCCCGTATTTTTTTCAACATTAATGAATCGTAAGAAATAGCAAAAGTCTGGTTGCCGGTAAAATGGAGCAGAAAGTAGTAAACGTCCTGATAGTGAGCATGATAGATCGCGCTAATCCGCTGCTCGATATCCTCCTGCACGGGTTAGCCTCCTGTCTTAGTACGGACTTTTATGAAATTCAGCTGCAGTAGTAAATTTGCCGGTTAGGGCATCCATTTCTTGGTGGTCTAGAGATATGGCTGTTCTGTACACCAGAATGGGTTGATAGTTTCGGTTATCCGACTCAATATCGACATTTGATGTGAAATATTGCAACTCCAGTGGACGCACTTTCAAGTATTCCTTTAGCGCCTGCTCATGTGATACAGCCTTTTTCGGGTCAGGAAGAATGAGTGGTTCCCAAGATACATCCTCCATATGCAAACCTACCACCTCTCCCGTGATACGGTCTATTCTGATAAAAATCTCATCATCCAGAACGGGAATCCCTTCGTGCACATTTACAAACTTGAAGCCCAGCGCAGCGCCTCTCTGTTGAAACTCTGCTGTCCCAATCGGCATTACTTCTTTTACATGCTTTGGTCCGTACTTTTCCAGCGCAGCAATAGCTAGTTTCATCGATTCTTCTGGCGTTAGCCATTTCTTTCCATTCGGATCTTCTTTAGGGAATTTTATTTCTTTCTTTCTCTTGTCAACCACACGGTAGCTCATGAATCGTCCTGTTTCTTCCTCCGTTTCAATTTCAGCATCAAAGTCTTTATTGATTTCATGTGTATATTTCTTACCTTTCGTATCTTCAGAAATGCCTTCATTTATTTTTTCAGCTTTGCTCTCGATCCCAAAAGCAGCGAACAAAGCTGCTGCTGCCTCTGTCGTCTTTACGGTTACATCCTTACCGACAGGATTCACTTTGACAATGGGATTATATGCACTCCCCGAACCGTCATAAGCAGGAACTTCCTTGCCTGTTTTGGCATCGATAAATTCCGAGAATTCCGATTTGTAGCGTAAGGTAGGAGGGCCATACAAGTTTTTCTTCGTTTTCTCGTTCCATCCCTCTACTGGCTGTTTCAAATAAAAGAGCTTCAGGTGTTTGGCGAAGGCTTTTTCAGCCTGATCCTTGGATATGGCTTCCTTTGGATCAGCAAACTTCATATTTTCCAAGGCGGGTGCATCGTCTCCAAGATTATATTTATGTAAACCTGATCCTTTCGAAATAATTTCTCCTTTGCTGTTTACGGTTAGACGAACATTGATATTCAGATACGGAAGTCCGTTTACCAGTTTTGTAAAATGGGCCTCGTTGTCCTTTGAATAGTTAGGGTTATAGGCAAAGCCGCCCATATCTGGACCATACCATTGCTTCATAAAATCTGTTGCTTTGCTGACTACCTTCTCATGCTCAATCTTCGGCCTTCCTTCTTCGGGAAATTCCTCGTTGTAGCTAAACTTATCGGGATTCCCTTGTTTATCCAAACCAAATGTAAAAGACGGTTTCTTCTTCTCCTTGGACGTTTGCAAGATGATGGTTATATCATTTGTTCCATCATCTTTTTCTAAAATCTTAAGCGTACTGTAAGAAAAATCGGATAAATATGGCAACCTTTCCTTTACCTTTTGGATTGCAACCTCTACCTTCACTTTCCATTCAGGTGCGAGCTCCTTTGCCTTGCTCTCCTCCGCCAGCACTTGACCATTATTTGTCAGATAGATTGGCGTAGTAGCAAGTAGAGTTGCAGTTGTTAGCGAAAAAATCACTCTATTTAGCTTTTTCATCATTTACATCCTCCCGTATTTTTTCAATGTTAATTAATCGTAAGAAATAGCAAAAGGTTACAAAAAATACAAAATAAAAAAAGGCTGTTGAATCAATTATCAACAGTCTTTTTATTTTGCATGACAGGGAAAGATACGTTTTTCCACCCCTTCTCCAATCGAATAGGGAAAAAGTGTTTATCCCCCTCACTCCGAGGACAGGATAATAGTAACTTCCCATGCTATGGTCCTCAAAGGAGTTGAAAACAAAATGTCTCGTCACTGGTATCGGCAGCTTCGTTATCCAATCATCGCTCTGGCTGTGACATTAACGCTACTTTGGACGCATCATTCCCATCGCCTACCCGCTTCGTACGCGATCGCGACACGGACACATACCGTTACGATTTCTAGCGCTGGCTTTTTGCCCAATCAATTGACTGCACACGAAGGAGAGCGAGTCTCGTTGATGATCGTCAACACCGATACGCGCCCTCACAATCTATCCATTCGTGATCTGAACCTTGCATCCACAGAATTGAAGCCGACTCAATCGACACTCTTGCAGTTTTCAGCCGCCAAACGTGGTCGGTATCATTTCGTATCAGACGCGCCTGGCTATCCGGAAACAGGCTTCCAAGGCATGCTCGTCATTGACTAGCTTGCACTTCTTCGTCTGGTGAGATTTGCTTCCACCGTCCGAATTTTATCATGAGCAGAGGAATGATCCCGATCGCGGTGATGATTCCAAAAAACAAATAAATAGCGAGCACCGAAAACGAATCTTTGATCCACCCTGCTACCAAATTACAAAACATCGATCCAAGCCCGCCTCCCACTGAAAAGAAGATGGCCAGCGCCGTCACCTGAAGGGATGCGGGCGTATTTTCGCGCACAAATTGGGCTGCCGTTGCCAAATAAAAGCCTACTGAAATCCCCTGCACAAAGAACATGGCAATCACGGCAGTGGTACTTGGAGCGGAGCTATACCAAAACCAGCGCATCGTGCAAAAAATCGCCGATAGCAAGAGCGTCAACTCCAGTCCCCACCTGCGGACAATATAACCCGCCAGCTTCATAAAAGGAGCTTCACTGCCTGCAAACAACAAGAAGGCAAGACCAATCCCGGCAATGGTCCCTCCGATATCCTGATAAAACAGGGAAAACCAAATATTATTGGCGTTTACAGAACCCATCATGCAGAACGATGAAATCAAAAACAACGCAAATCGCGGAATTCGCGCCAAATTCCTTATCCCCGCAAGCATACTGACGCGAAACCGCGATGCCTCTGTCACTTCTTCCGGAACCTTCCGAAGAAACAGAATAGCAATCAGAAACGCCAAGCAAAACGAGTAAAAAAGAACATGTGGCCCCCACTGCTCAACGAGAAGACCCGTGATGAATGCCGCTAATGCAAAACCGATTGCTCCCCACAGGCGAATGTCGCCGAACTGAATGCCATGTCCATTGGCATAACCGAGAGCCAAGCTATCTGAGATGGGAACGACGGCACTTTGAAAAAACGACAACAATATGTAGAGCAAAAAGACGTAGACAAAGGAGGAGACGCCCGTAAAGAGGAGTCCCACCAACCCGGTGATGATCAATGTCAGAATCAGCACAGTTTTGCGAATTTGATAGCGATCACAGATCATACCCCACATCGGCTGTGCCACGATGGAAACGATCGGCGCGACTGCACTGATGAGACCAATTTGGGTCCCGGTTAGATGGATGGATTCGTAGTATTGCGTAATAAGCGGAGCAAAAGCGCCAAACCCGTAGTAAATAAAAAGATAAAGGGCGCAAAGACTTACGTATCTGCCTTTTGCGCCCCCCAGCCCGAAACCGGAAAGTGATTCTGGCATATAACTCTCCTATTTTGAGGTTAATTAACCGTGTAAGAAAACATAACACAGAGCATGCCTACATGATTTATTTTACCGTTGGCAATATTTTCGCCATGTTAACGGTTCGTTTTTTCTCCCATGTAGCCGGGTTGAACTCATCGAACTGCTCCAGGAAGGTGATGACTTCCTTCGTCAATGGAGTCGGCGTCGAAGCACCAGAAGTAACTGCCACATTTTTCTTTCCACGCAGCCATTCTATGTCGAGCTCAAACAAATCAGCGATCCGATACGACGGAACATCCGCGATTTCTTCTGAGACCTGTGCCAAACGATTGGAGTTGTTGCTGCGCGGATCGCCTACGACGATACACAAATCTGCCTCTCCTACTTGCTCCGCTACAGCTTCCTGACGAACCTGCGTAGCGAGACAAATCTCATTATGCACTTCCACGCCAGGAAAACGCTTAAGAATGGCGTCCATCAGATGTTTGACGTCCCATTGACTCATCGTCGTCTGGTTCGTAACGATCAGCTTGTCTGTTGGCAGATCGAGTGCCTCCAGCTCTTCCAGCTTTTGAACCAGATGTACGTGATCCGGCGCGATCCCCATTGCACCCTCTGGCTCAGGATGCCCTTTTTTCCCGATGTAGAGCACATGATAGCCTTCCGCTACTTTTTCACGGATCAAATCATGTGTCTTCGTTACATCTGGGCAAGTCGCGTCGACAACGGTCAAGCCTTTATCGCGCGCTTTCTTGCGCACCTCAGGAGACACGCCATGGGCAGTGAAGATGATCGTTCCCTCCTGAACCTGATCCAAGAGAGCGAGCCGATCCTCTCCATCCAATGTTTTTATCCCTTGTTTTTCAAACGCCTCGACGACGTGAGCATTGTGTACGATCATGCCCAAAATATGAATCGGGCGGGGCAAGTCAAAGTTTTGCGCTGTTCGCAGAGCCAATACCATGGCATCTACCACACCGTAGCAATATCCACGGGGGGAAATCTTGATGACTTCCATCTTTACCCCTCCTACTTTTTATAATGCGTAAGCGAAAGACATTCCACCCAATATTATACCTTATTTGTCTCCTGCACGCTTCTGTTCGTAAACCTTCAGATTATTGTAGACAACTTTTAAAAGCGGTGTGGACACGCCTTTTTGTTCTGCTCGCTCCAAGAGGTAGCCTTGAAGATGATCTGCTTCCACCGGAAGACCTTTTTCCATATCGCGCAGCATGGACGATTTCGTTTGAGGACGCTGATTTTGGAAAGTCTCCATTTGTTTATCGACGATATCTGGCTTGATTGGTGCCTCCAAAGCGTTCATGACAGAAGCGATTTCTTCTGCGAGCTGACGTGTCAGCTCTACTCCCCAAGCCGATTCCCGGATCGGTCCAACAGCGGAATTCATCAGTGTGGTAATACCGGAAAACGTCGCAATAAACAAGTATTTGTGCCAGGCTTCCCGTTGAATATTTGTACTAGCACGCATCGTTCCATTGATCTTGGAAAAGGCTTGCTCCATTCGCTCTACACGCTCACTTTTGCCACCTTCCCACTCACCGAAAACCGCATCATGAATAGGACTTGTCTGCACGACATCGCCATCAGCATTCAGCGTCGTTTCAATGAAACAAAGACCCCCGAGCACGCGCTCCCGCCCAAAACGATCCCACAACACTTCCATATGCGCAATTCCGTTCAGCAGCGGAATGACGACTGTGTCCTCGCCTACGTACGGAGCGATGGCATCCACGCTTTCTTCCAGCGTGTAGGCCTTGTTGGATAACAGCACAACATCAAATGGTCCTGCTTCCTCCCCTGCTTGAATCAGTTGTGGCTGCTCCAAAAGCAAATCTCCATGAATGCTCTGAATGCGCAAGCCTCGCTCCTGCAACTGTTTGTATCTACACTCACGCACAAGAAACGTTACATCTACTCCCGATTCAACCAGCCTGCCACCAAAATAACCGCCAATGCCCCCTGCTCCCAGTACGAGAACCTTCATCTATATCGCCTCCGCGTTTATAAGTCTTGGTTTGTCTACATTTTATTAGAAAGTAACCATTTTCTAAACCCCACAATATAATGTTAGAAAACCTAACAAACAAAGTAAGAAAACCTCTTGACGAACAATGATAATTGTCGATATAATTCAAAATATAAAAACTAAGTAAAAACCGAACGTTGATAGTGAAATCATAACTTTAATTCGTGAATGGAGTGAATTTTGTTGGATATGAAAACAGTCCTGTCCACAATTGACGAGGAAAAAGTGGAATATGTAGATTTTCGCATCGTTGACCTGCTCGGTCGCCAACACCATGTCACCGTTCCTGCCTACGCGGTAGATGAAGGAACATTCTGCAATGGCGTCGCATTTGACGGCTCTAGTTTAATCGGGTACAAGTCCATTGAAGAAAGCGACATGGTAGCAATGCCCGATCCGGCAACCGCCTTCATCGATCCTTTCGTAGAAGCCAAAACCATGAATATCATCTGCAACATCGTCAACCCAGACAACACCGTCTACACACGCGATCCTCGCGGCATTGCCCTCAAGGCTGAAGCCTATCTGCAACAATCCGGCCTCGCTACCGCTGCTTACTTTGGCCCTGAATCCGAATTCTTCCTCTTTGACAACGTACGCTATGCCTCTGGTCCGTCCGGTTCCTTCTTCCACATCGATTCAGAAGAAGCTTTCTGGAACACAGGTAAAGAAGGACAAAACCTCGGCTACAAGGTACGCAATAAGGGCGGATACTTCCCTGTTCAACCGACCGACTCCCAAATGGATATCCGAAATGAAATGTGCACGCTGATGACAAAATGCGGCTTGCATGTCGAGCGCCATCACCATGAGGTGGCAACAGCCGGTCAAGGTGAGATCAATTTCCGCTTTGATACACTGACTCGTACAGCAGACAATTTATTGCTGTTCAAATACATCGTGCGCAATGTAGCTGCCAAACACGGCAAAACTGCTACCTTCATGCCAAAACCAATCGTTGGAGACAACGGATCTGGCATGCACGTTCACCAAAGCTTGTTTAACGGCGATACCCCGTTGTTCTATGAGCAAGGCGGTTACGCAAACCTGAGCGAGACTGCGCTGCACTACATTGGTGGTATTTTGCACCACGCCCCTGCGTTGATCGCCCTGACTAACCCAAGCACCAACTCGTTCAAGCGACTGGTTCCCGGCTACGAAGCACCAGTGAATCTGGTCTTCTCCAAAGGAAATCGCTCTGCTGCCGTTCGGATTCCGATTGCTGCCGTTACCCCAAAAGCGTCCCGCATTGAGTTCCGCACTCCGGACTCTACTGCTAACCCGTACTTGGCTTTTGCCG
The window above is part of the Brevibacillus brevis NBRC 100599 genome. Proteins encoded here:
- the glnA gene encoding type I glutamate--ammonia ligase, whose translation is MDMKTVLSTIDEEKVEYVDFRIVDLLGRQHHVTVPAYAVDEGTFCNGVAFDGSSLIGYKSIEESDMVAMPDPATAFIDPFVEAKTMNIICNIVNPDNTVYTRDPRGIALKAEAYLQQSGLATAAYFGPESEFFLFDNVRYASGPSGSFFHIDSEEAFWNTGKEGQNLGYKVRNKGGYFPVQPTDSQMDIRNEMCTLMTKCGLHVERHHHEVATAGQGEINFRFDTLTRTADNLLLFKYIVRNVAAKHGKTATFMPKPIVGDNGSGMHVHQSLFNGDTPLFYEQGGYANLSETALHYIGGILHHAPALIALTNPSTNSFKRLVPGYEAPVNLVFSKGNRSAAVRIPIAAVTPKASRIEFRTPDSTANPYLAFAAMLMAGLDGIKRKLNPRELGFGPMDKNIYDLSDAEKHEIKSAPASLAEALVALEQDHDFLLEGNVFTKEVIEGWIAQKRGEIEQVERTVNPKEYELYYDL
- a CDS encoding MFS transporter, which gives rise to MPESLSGFGLGGAKGRYVSLCALYLFIYYGFGAFAPLITQYYESIHLTGTQIGLISAVAPIVSIVAQPMWGMICDRYQIRKTVLILTLIITGLVGLLFTGVSSFVYVFLLYILLSFFQSAVVPISDSLALGYANGHGIQFGDIRLWGAIGFALAAFITGLLVEQWGPHVLFYSFCLAFLIAILFLRKVPEEVTEASRFRVSMLAGIRNLARIPRFALFLISSFCMMGSVNANNIWFSLFYQDIGGTIAGIGLAFLLFAGSEAPFMKLAGYIVRRWGLELTLLLSAIFCTMRWFWYSSAPSTTAVIAMFFVQGISVGFYLATAAQFVRENTPASLQVTALAIFFSVGGGLGSMFCNLVAGWIKDSFSVLAIYLFFGIITAIGIIPLLMIKFGRWKQISPDEEVQASQ
- a CDS encoding cupredoxin domain-containing protein, whose protein sequence is MSRHWYRQLRYPIIALAVTLTLLWTHHSHRLPASYAIATRTHTVTISSAGFLPNQLTAHEGERVSLMIVNTDTRPHNLSIRDLNLASTELKPTQSTLLQFSAAKRGRYHFVSDAPGYPETGFQGMLVID
- a CDS encoding ketopantoate reductase family protein; the protein is MKVLVLGAGGIGGYFGGRLVESGVDVTFLVRECRYKQLQERGLRIQSIHGDLLLEQPQLIQAGEEAGPFDVVLLSNKAYTLEESVDAIAPYVGEDTVVIPLLNGIAHMEVLWDRFGRERVLGGLCFIETTLNADGDVVQTSPIHDAVFGEWEGGKSERVERMEQAFSKINGTMRASTNIQREAWHKYLFIATFSGITTLMNSAVGPIRESAWGVELTRQLAEEIASVMNALEAPIKPDIVDKQMETFQNQRPQTKSSMLRDMEKGLPVEADHLQGYLLERAEQKGVSTPLLKVVYNNLKVYEQKRAGDK
- a CDS encoding 4-hydroxy-3-methylbut-2-enyl diphosphate reductase translates to MEVIKISPRGYCYGVVDAMVLALRTAQNFDLPRPIHILGMIVHNAHVVEAFEKQGIKTLDGEDRLALLDQVQEGTIIFTAHGVSPEVRKKARDKGLTVVDATCPDVTKTHDLIREKVAEGYHVLYIGKKGHPEPEGAMGIAPDHVHLVQKLEELEALDLPTDKLIVTNQTTMSQWDVKHLMDAILKRFPGVEVHNEICLATQVRQEAVAEQVGEADLCIVVGDPRSNNSNRLAQVSEEIADVPSYRIADLFELDIEWLRGKKNVAVTSGASTPTPLTKEVITFLEQFDEFNPATWEKKRTVNMAKILPTVK
- a CDS encoding YcdB/YcdC domain-containing protein, which gives rise to MMKKLNKVIFSVTTATLLATTPIYLTNNGQVLAEESKAKELAPEWKVKVELAIQKVKERLPYLADFSYSSLEILEKKDGTNRITIILQTSKEKKKPSFEFSLDKQGNPKGFRYNEEFPEEGRPKIEHDKVVSKATDFMKQWYGADMGGFKYNPNYSDQNEALFTKQVNGLPYLNVNVNLTVNSKGEVISKGEGLYGLGGDDAPALEDLKFADPKEAISKDQAEKAFAKHLKLFYLKQPVEGWNEKTKEYLYGSPTLRYKSEFSEFIDAKTGMEVPDDEGSGSAYEGSGSAYNPIVRVNPVGKEVTVKTTEEAAALFAAFGIESKAEKIKEGISEDTKGKEYTHEINKDLEAIIITEKETGRFMSYGMVDKKKKEREHPEEDPNGKKWLTPEESMKLAIAALEKYGPKHVKEVMPIGTAEFRQRGAEQGFKFVNVHEGIPVLDDEISIRIDRITGEVISLRMEDVSWEPLILPDPKKAVSHEQAVKEYLKVRPLELQYLTPDADILSDNPSYQPILAYRTAISLDHREIDALTGKFTTTGEFH